Within Anopheles nili chromosome 3, idAnoNiliSN_F5_01, whole genome shotgun sequence, the genomic segment CCGAAAAATGCGGACACAGAACATGTTGCGTGATAGAGAATCGAAATAAGCTttatgaagcaaaagaaaacacaaataaaaacgaagcGAATCCTGCAAGAAAGCAAATATACCCGtaagtaatgaaaaaaatgtgtaaaaaataGAATGATTACCTTCGGTTAGCTAATAATATCCGAATGCACAGAGGACGCTAGAAAAGTtgtcaatttaatttaaatattgtaatttatttaactTATAGTTCATCTATGTAATTTGTTCTCAGGAGTTCCCAGGAAGAATCTCAGAAGTTTGCATAAACGATATCcgaatgatatttttttaagttaacATCAACCAATGGCACTAAGATGACTAAAGCAATTCACATATCACTGCTTAACAAACACTTTTTCTATCTTTTCATACACCAAGATAACTAGGGTTTCAGCTGCGAGGTGATGAAAGACACCATGAGCGCTTCGTGCACGGACAATTTGGCGCTCTCCTGGAATTCCCAGCGTTGGCAGACCTGCAACCAAGCCTTTTCCACACTCATCGACATCGGCGTTTGGAACCACTTGGTATAATCAATGTCCAGCCCGCCGCTCAACAGCTGATCGAATGAACGGTGCCCGATATGGAACATCAGATCGATCAATGTCTGGCGGTTCTCGCGGATGCTCTGCCCCGGATTCGGTTGAAGCGGATTGTGCTCGACGTCGCTCACACCCAGCTGCTGCAGAATCCAGTCGAAGTTCTTGCGGATATACTGGTACAACATCTTCATGCTCAGTTTGCCAACACTCGTCACCAGCACATCGCTTACCAGCATCTCGGCGATATATTCGGCGTTCTCCACATCAAATTCTTCCTCAGAACGTACGCTCGGTGTTGTCTGGCGCAGGAACGCCTCCATATCGTCGACGCGGGATGTACTGGCAAAACTGGCAAGCCCTACCGCGTCATCGATTTCGGACTCTAGCTGGCCCATGGATCGTTGGCTCTCCCGTGCTTGGTTGATCAGTGACGCGATCTGCTCCGTATGCTTGTTATCCTCGTCGATGAAGCAGATTGCCTCAGCCAACGTCTGACAGATGACCGACTTGGGTTTCATGTTGATCGTCGATACCGGACCGGTGGCGGCTGCCGGTTCCGAATTACCGCCACCGTTCGCATGTTCTCGCGCCTCTGCCTCGGCTTCAGTTTCTGCCGTTTCCAGCAGCTTCGAATACAGCGCAATATAGAGCAATTGTATCAGCACTGAGTCACCGAGCGGGCGTATCTCGGCCGGAAGGATCTCCGCCAGGCAGTTGGTGACGGTGTACAAGCAGTCCGGAATGCAGTCCCACATCTCGGAGAAGCACGACAGTGACAAGGACATCGCTTGGTACATGCTAGCTGTCGTCTGCACCGCGGACACGAGCATGTGTACAACCGGACCGAGGATCGGATAGATGAGATGCAGAATCGCTTCGAGCCAGGGTGGACGTTTCTGATTCCACACCTGTCGCCGGTCCAGACAGGATGCCCAGTCGTTCATTTTGCTCTTCTCGAGCGCCGATATGAGCGTCTTGTTGATGTCGGAAGTTTTCCCGGCCATTATGACAATATACGTGAGTCCCATCAACACCTGGTAGTTGGATTGACCGATGGGATCTGAAAAGGGAAGCCAAGGATGATACCGAACGGCTGTATTTTTGGCACATCTGACCACCTACCGTTCTGTTCCAGCGCCCACTGGACGATGTCGTTACACTCCACCCCGCACAGAAAACCCTCGCACTTCTTTGACAGACAATCCCGGCTAACGGACGGCTGACGTGCACTCGGGATGAAGTTATCGCTCGATGGGAGATTGCGGATAAGATGGTGGAAGATCAACGACGATAGATGAGCTTCGCGCATCAACAACACCTTCAGCAGGAGCCACCAGTTAGCCTGTGGAGCGGCCAGGAGCACCTTCAGCTCTAGCGTGAGTGCGGTACTGGTAGGCAGCTCCGAACACCGGGCCGCCCAGTGTGCGTTTTGGTTCGGTGGAAAGAGCCGTGGCATTGCGAAAATCGTCCATGGCACTATCAACCCCTGGCGCTGTCCAAACATCGCTATGCCACCCTGGACACCTTTCTTTGCGATTTTATATAGCGCGCCGAGTGGAATGCCACGTAAAAGCAGACAACAGAACAGCTCCTGGCACTTGGCGTGAATGTCGCGAATGATCTTGCTCTGACTGGGCAGGTTCAGTCCGACGAAGGCCTCCCCATTGGCGCAGATCGCTGGTAGCAGCTCTCCGACGCACAGCAGCACGTTGGAGACGTCGACCAGCAGTAGCGGAGATCGAGCCCGGCTTGGGACAGTTTGTGTGTAGCGCACCGTGAGCACTGTCAGCGTTTCGTTCAGCATGCCGGCAAACACCCGCTGGGCCATTGTCGGTGGTACCGAATTCCAAAGGTCCTGCTTCGTTCCCTGCATGTACAGCCACCACATCTGGATGGTGTAGGAGCCTCGTTCGGATTCGAAGAATGGGTGAGAGCTTTCCCAGTGTAGGGAGTCAGCGTCCTGGATGATGTAAAGCGTCAGCAAGCGGCAGTGTAAATCTAGCAATCGTTCCGCCAATGCCTCCGTCATCTCGGAGTACTGCTTGTAACTCAGCTTCAGCGAACCGCCCTTCTCATCGCCCTTGGGAGGACACACGTGTTTCGTCACACACTGTAACCACACGAATAGGCTGTTCTTGACCAAGGCGGCTGCACCGATCGTCGCCGTCAGTACGGTCAGATCAGCGTGATCCAGTGCTTCTTGAGACAAGGTATGGATGTGCTCTAAAACAACAATCGGAAAGGGTTTGAATTCCCGCACATACGCACATCCGCTTGACGGACGTACCTAGCAGGTTGTCCACCGATTTCGACACGAGGATGACAAACTTTTCCGGGTCGGATGACTTCACGATGCCCCCGCAACCGGGTGCTTCTTCCGGTTCCTTTCCCTGCTGGTCTTGCAGCGCGTCTGCCAGGTGCAGCAGTCCCGAGTTCTTGCGGTACGCAGCGTAGTACTCATCCTCCAGCCTACGGATCGGTTGGATAGTCAGAAGAAGAAAGGATCATCACAAGCCTTGGAGCGCTACTAGGACCAGCTTCTGTATACGGCCTTACCAAATGACAATTTTCACCGACGCGAACGATGCCGACCGAGGAAAGTCCAGTTTCCCGCCAACCACACCCGGACAGATGTTCTCCTGCAGGACTTTCTGGTTCGCCTGCCGCAGCGTGAAACAAGCACAATATTTAGGAACATCTCACAGGACAGGAAGAACAGGTGAGCTTACCTCATAGTATTGCAAATCACGCTGGAGCAGAATGGGTATTCTGTCCATAAGATTTCCTTCTTCCATAACCTCCATGGTGGTTCCGGGGAGTAGTTGTTTTTCGGAGGCACCTCAAAGATGATTCTGTTCTGAATGGACCGTACGGTTGTACTGAATTTTCTGAAGAAAATTTCTATCGATCAAACACATTCTGGCACTATTGATTTTGATGAGCGGTAAACTTGACCCAATTGTACAGTTTACGTATTGCACCTGTTGATTGAGGGCGTGAGTTTAAAAACGCCCTAGGAATTAACGCTGTCGGTTGCTATAGCGACTTGGGTGTGCTGTGTATGCGCTTAAAAGcttgttgtttaaaaaattgtaCGAATTgaatgttatatttttttattttcctaaaACAACTAGTTTCAAATTTCCAATCACATTCAAAAGCCTCAAATTTATTTCTATATAATTATGgaacaatttcaatttttattgatgATTGACTCGACTTTAACATGGCTCAAAgatttgtgggttttttaaACTACGTATTTTGTAAAGGCGGATCTTATACGAAATATCATTGCATGATTGTAGAGAATACGTTAGTTTTTTTATCAGGCACATAATGCTGCGCCAGTGTTGTTATGTTGTTATGATTTTGCTCACCTGTGAGCATCATCAACCCTCCAGAACATATGATTTGCGGGTGAACATCTGGGAGGGGAATGAttcattttgcttcacaaacATTGCTACCCCGGGTAAATAACAAACAACCCTCCGCTGGCACGGACACGGGGCGAACGATTCATCCCTCTGCCGAAATCATGCTCCGCGCGGAGCATGTATGCGTGCAACCGCGCAGCATAAAAGTATGCACCTCTCGACCATAGCCCGTTCCTTCTGGAACAACAAGGTGTTCATCCACGCAATGCCTACGTGACTACATAACAGCATAGCAATGAGAACGTCTGCCAAGAAGCCTCCGCAACGATGGGTGCATGGGAAATCCAGAAAGAAGAAAGTATTCCCGCTCGTCGTACAATTGCGAACGGTggtgtgattttcttttgcctgtttgaaggggtaaaaaaaaatcataccttTAAACATGTTATACCTACCCGTAAATTAAACGTTTAAACACGGCAGGAATATCGTCGTACCCCCAAAAGGAGGGATGCCACCGTTCCCCGTTGGTATCTCGATTCGGTAAACATTTAAACACCACCTTCGGGTGATTGGCGAGCGGGTGAAATATTGATATCGCCCGTGGATGATAATcgatttattttgcatttttcggtGCATTTTCGCGATTTACAATTACGGATGACGACTGTTGCCACAGGTCTGTGGCGGAGGTAGACGCGATGTGCGTAAGCATCGCGTTTATTTACGTTTACGGGGTGTTGTAAACACGGCTCTGGACTGGGGGAGACCCCAATCGAATGATTTCCCAGCGAATCGTTGAGCCAATACGGCTCCAACGCCATACCTTCGATATCTTCGATGGAAATGCATAGAAATTTGGCtgggtttgcaaaaaaaaggcctttTATTCCTATCTGGAATGGTAGACTTTCCAAAAGAGAACATCGTATGTTTTTTGCGCCGTGAATCTGATCGTCCGTCCGTACACTCGGTGTTGctggaggagagagagagagagagagagagagagaaggagagggGGGGATAAGGATGAGGCTCGGAACCATCGGTTTGTGTGCGTGGAGTCCGCGCAAAGGTTTTATGATGCACGCACAAACACGACCGGCGGATGAAGATATGCGTATCATAAAATGCATGCTGTTTGCAACTAGCATAGCTGCAATTGAACGTAAAATGATCGCATTCTAGTGCAAATAACGCACTCTTCTATCTGAGCAACAAAGCCATGTGCTGTTAACATAAAAGCAATGTTCTTTTTAATGCACCAGCATCCGCGAATGTTTTATGTCATCCGACAAAATGAAGGAGCTGCTATAGTATGCGTATCGACGAGAGTGACGTAGTTTcgtcgttttattttgattcgCGAACGGCAGGCATGTCAAAGTAGTTAGTTGTGAACTACGTTCGTTGCTTATTGTACGACTCGCATGTTTTCGATAGAATCGTTAGTTTGAAATCTAATAACATGTCTTTTTATACCACATATAGCTTGCATTCAATTTATTGCTCCATTCCCCAAAAGCAAACTGTTGGTTGCTGTTAAGCATCCACAATTGCATTAAATATAAGAAATGAAATATGTTGACTATTTTCACTATGGATGGTGACTATTTTCACTACCTATCAAATCCATCCATTTCTTCTTTACACATTTCAAAGATAATATTTCAGGCACCTGTACAAAAGGGTCCGCCAACCCTGGCAAAAGACGCCATAAAAAGAGCTGTCTCGTTTCGAAACGTCACATTTGTTGTTTAGTCAGCCAGTTCGACGCATCTCTCAAAGCTAAAACACCCCCTTCATTCAGCTTCTAAAACCATCCGGGATAGTGTGACATGGTTAGAGCAGCGCCGTTGGATGACATCCTTCACGACGATCGTCAAAGTAGTGAAAAAAGTGCCGAAGAAAATTGCTGCATCCAAGCAGGCCGCGGTTGAGTGTTCCGTCGTCATCTGACGTCTGTGTGGTCTCCCCCCTGTGCGTGGTACGTGGTCAgtgttttcgttccgtttttgttccgtgtcccattctctctctctctctctctcgctctctcccgtTCTTTctccgcgtgcgtgcgtattCCCGGTATCCCAGTGCGTTTCATTTACGTCCACTTTCCCACCCAGTGGAAGTGTTAAATAGATGCGAATGTGCGGACACAGTGAGAGCTAGTCACCGAAAATCGCGCAACAGTGACAGATAAAACAATTCAaccggtttgtgtgtgtgtggctctcTCGTCGCCCGGTTGGACGTGGAACGCCCGAAAGTCAATAAACACATCGAGAAACCGAGGAATCGAGGAAACGTAAAATAagccaaaaaccccaccggtcAGCGGCGCGCGCCCGCATACCGCGGAAAGGAAAGTGGCCACAACGGAAAAGAGAAGCGCGAGCTGGAAGCGAAAGAAGCGCACACGGACacgatcatcgtcatcgtcatcgattACCcaggcgacgacgacggaatCACGCGGTAGCAACAACGGACAGAAGAAAGCCAAACTGTATTGCATTTTATCGGAGTGCGGTGCGTAAATACAGTGCAGGTCACAAGTAAGGCACCACCACccacggcagcagcagcagcaatcctGGCGTCCGACTGACGACGGAGTGAAAAACAGGCAAATTTCTGTTCCGCGCAATTCcaaagaaaaaccatcacGATGATTCCCACCATGAAGGCGGCAGCGAATCTATTGCCCGCGTTTGGACGACGTGTGGAGTGCAGCAGTTTCGCGTATCAGATGGTCCGTGGCATCTCAAAGAGCAGCGAGGTGAACAATTCTGACTTCATGACGATCCGGTCCGAGTACCAGACGAACCATCACCAGAAGACGACGGCGTCCAGCAGCCGCAACTGCGACAGCAAGCAACAGATAAGACTGAAGAAGGTGTCCAGGTGAGTTTATGCTCGATTCCTctggtattttgtttcccactgTACGTTtgggttgatgtttttttttctgcgtctTTAACAAAACCTTCTTGCGTTACGtgagcacacgcacgcacgcacgcagaaGGAAGTGTTGCGGAATTCACCGTATCCTATTGGTGGTTGAGTGAACAAACCCTCACGAACCACCCGGGTTTGGGCCCCACGCGATgaggaaaatgaacgaaacaagacaaacaaaaaaaaatgaactggAAAAGTGAGTCAATTTccacgttttccacgccacgaaGGTGGTGAATGAAGATGAACTCAGCATTCGCACCGGCGCACTAGCCTtgttttgggttgtttttatatgctcgtcgtcgtcgacagCCGTTGTAGGTGTGTCCGGTGGAtgaaacaccacccacccccgaaTTGCTTAAATTCTTGCTCCATCGTAAAGCCAGCCCTCCAGCGCCTCCTGGCCAGCGAAACCGGAATAGGTCCCCCCATCGCTCGCTAGGGGAGGTTGTTGCTTCTGAGAGATATCTCCTCCgtcggtggaaggaaaagtcCAAAGTTCACACCGGGTGGGTCTGGTTTGGTCTGGTGTGTGTAGGTACCTTTATCTAGTCAGAGACGAGCACCACACCCCCGGACGCGCGCGATTCGATATCATACCAcacatcagcatcatcatcatcatcatcatcccctACGTTGCGTGGTGTGCGTACGCGTGTGTTTTGGATATATAGTCATGATGCGACTCGgcaaagccttttttttgttcccgctGGGCTGGGGGGCGATAAATATAGAACCagttctttcgctctctctctctctctctctctctctctctctctctctatctctctctctctctcttcctgtCCGTCGGCGATGTGTTTTGATGGTGTGAAGCCCTCACCATCCATAACCGTGTGTAGGTAAAACGCATCGAGTGCATCCATTTTCCCACAGGTTGTTCGTTGCAACACGCTCACAGAGACAACGGCTTGCGGTCTTGAGCGgttcttcgtttgtttttattcctgcTCGTTCGCGTGTGCCCTATTTACGTTggcccagccagccagccagaaaGCAAGAAAGCCTGGAAAATCAGCCGTTCTGCTTGCAGGAAGGAGACCCCATTTCTTCCTCACGcgtacgcacacaaacacgccccTTGGGATTCTTATGCACTATCGCACGGGTTTATGCGTATGGCTGCCCGTCAAAACAATGTtctccgctttttttttttcgaaggagACATATGAAATGAAAGCAGAGCACCTCGTTTGGGTGTCGAAAGTGGGTaaaaaagggctttttttAGAGAGGAAAAATCTCCTCACGATGCATCAATCATGCAGCTTGCGCAAATCCTTACACACGCGCCCCCATGGGTGATGGGGCAAACCGAAAAaaggtgcgttttgtttgaccAATCGCGTCGAATGGTGAAACAAAAGTGTGAACCTTGGGTGTGTAGAGAGAAATCACATCACACGCTGAAAGTCACGTTCGTGTGATGCGTTCGCACCTGAAGCTGAAGAGGAACAGAGGCCCCATCAGGAGGAGAAGGTTCGCCTGTCGCCTGTTGAGGGAAGAATAAAGAGGAACCGCAGCTCGAATGATCGCATGGAGAAACTCGTTTTTCCAGAGATACGCGCGCGGGGGTGCGAAGCTGATGCGAGATTAAATATGCAGCGTTCATATTCTCGCAAGCTTCTTTTTGTTGGCGGTGACCAGCAACAACACGTTACACGCTTGTTGTGTTGGCTGTTACAGCGCTGCCACACACTGATCAAAGGGCAGCAAAGCTCGATCATTCAGCGAATGGAGCAGCAGGTTTACGAGAGACGTCGTCACCAACAAACCCCCCCCAACGGGGATGAAAAACATggcaaaaaggcacaacacCACACCAGAAGCACAGTACTCTGTACCGGCTCTGTCTAAAAATAGCCAAAACATTCccctcactctcgctctctccccaGCACACCGGTTTCGTGTGGTGGAGCCACACATTTTTGGAGCAcccgcctgtgtgtgtgtgcgtgcagaAAATGCCAcattcccccaaaaaaaagaaaaatgaacgcaGCTCTCCAAGGCGCCTTGTACGCAGTATCTTTGCGCCCCAatgtttgcgttgtttttcctccagccAAAGATAGCGAGATATaggaaaagggggggggggggggaatacgcgtagggaacggggtttgttttcttccgtcactgtgcgtttttttttttgtgtggtgtgTATGGTTTGTTTCAGGTTCGCGATATTAACTGCGCAGTTTTTCGTTCACCAGCGCCAGCGCCAGCGTGGCGTCGATATTTTGCCCGCGTTTCATTTGCAAGCGTGGCGGTTGGGTTTTgagttgaaaattttcaaaaaatagAGCTCCTGTGGGAGTGTGCTCATGTTTTCGTGGAGAAAAGCGCGTCACAAGGATTTGCAATGCGCCCGATTAAATCCCCATTTTGCCCTCCGGCAATGAAAATGTGTTCCCTCTGGCAAGCGGCTGAGCTTGTACGTCCGACATTCGATCGTCAACCCCCCTTTCCTAGGCGATTAGTAATCGCGATCGCTATGCAAATGGTTGGTCTCTCCCCTACGCGGACTGGCGGCTTTCGATCGCTCGCAAACGCGAACACCCCAAGGTCAAAATGCCGGCCGGGGGCTTTCTGATGGAGCCATGTGTGGGTCTGTGGAATGAGgaacacaggaaaaaaaatagaaacatgtTTACGTGCGGAATGtgcacccttttttcctcaaccccttttttgttattgttgttgtcgtCGCTTTCAGCCCTTCTCGAGGGAGCGCTTAACCACCCTTCGGGCTGCTGATTGCATTCGCTGGAAGGAATTGCGACGTAAAATGTGTGTTTCTGGTTTTAGAATGAATGGCGCCGGGTGCcattgtgcgtgtgtgctgcgTCTCCTGGAGAGAATGGGAAAACCGAACCTACGAGAACCGTGTTGTGAATTGCATAATGATTACAAGGAAACCGGAATGATGGAGTTTGTCGATGGGAAGGGCTAGAGAGAAAGCTCGCGTAATGTTTGACCGTAGGATTGCCGTCCATCAACAGTCGTACGATTGATAAGGGCAcagtaaacacacacacactcgaaagagcgagagagaaagagaacgttTATTGTTGATTCGAACTTGATTCGGAAACGAGGGCGATCGCGCAAATAAGGACACTGCGAGTGATCAGAACCAGGACCTAAACAAACAAGCATCATGTTTCCTTATAATCAAGATGCAAACATGATTGCTAACAGCGACGAGAACGCGGATGGACGCGATTGAGAGAGCCACACCTACTAACGGTTGCTCTGTTGCAGGTGTGTTTTCTAAATTTATTCTATTCTCACCTCCCTCGGTGGGTGTTTTGAACCCCGACGACGTAGCTGTTTAACAACCTGGAGGTGTCTCAAATGGCGCTGTTTGTTGCCAATTGTTTCCGTGTTGTTTCTCGACGACAGCAGCGTGCTGTTCGCATAGTCCGGTGATGGTTTCGGTTACTTTAACCATTGAATTAACATCTTTCCATTCGGTATGCTAATCGGGTGGGCAAATAAGAGCATCCCTAAccgatgtgtgtgtgatgtCTTCGAGATGCTGTAATTTGTGCATCGCGGGCTAGTTTGGGCTCAGTAACACGCCGGAATGTTGGTGGCCATTGCAATAAGTCTCAGGTGACTTATTCGGCATTAATTAACGTGTGTgaatctttttttctatcgttCTTCGGAACATGTGTTCTTTTAAACGTCCACGGAACCAAGCGACAATGGTGCGTTTTGATGACGTgtgtgaatttattttttgccaattttcGTTAGTCAACGATAAAAGGAAAGAGATAACCCAGTTTTGAAGTGGAATCCCCACGAAGGGGGGACGTAGGTTACTTTCGTTGCATTCGAGCTGCTGAATCACGGATACGATGGATAgcctttttggcggattttGATAAGATTATCCCGCAATCAAAATACATCCCTTGATAGACAGAATATCGTGGGGTTGTGATAGAAAGGAAGCATAACtcggagccctttttttgtttgattatttctGTTCTTTAGTTAATTGCGACATTTTTTTGTCAGTTCGCTAATGGATAATTATCACGCCGTTGGCACTAATTTGTGCAATTAGTGTGGCGTTGAGCGAAATCGGGCGCGCTTTAGCTTTAGCTACTtctgagaacaaaaaaaaaaaaaagaaatccaattGATTGCATCCtcctgtttattttttcgttagct encodes:
- the LOC128726664 gene encoding uncharacterized protein LOC128726664, which codes for MEVMEEGNLMDRIPILLQRDLQYYEANQKVLQENICPGVVGGKLDFPRSASFASVKIVIWLEDEYYAAYRKNSGLLHLADALQDQQGKEPEEAPGCGGIVKSSDPEKFVILVSKSVDNLLEHIHTLSQEALDHADLTVLTATIGAAALVKNSLFVWLQCVTKHVCPPKGDEKGGSLKLSYKQYSEMTEALAERLLDLHCRLLTLYIIQDADSLHWESSHPFFESERGSYTIQMWWLYMQGTKQDLWNSVPPTMAQRVFAGMLNETLTVLTVRYTQTVPSRARSPLLLVDVSNVLLCVGELLPAICANGEAFVGLNLPSQSKIIRDIHAKCQELFCCLLLRGIPLGALYKIAKKGVQGGIAMFGQRQGLIVPWTIFAMPRLFPPNQNAHWAARCSELPTSTALTLELKVLLAAPQANWWLLLKVLLMREAHLSSLIFHHLIRNLPSSDNFIPSARQPSVSRDCLSKKCEGFLCGVECNDIVQWALEQNDPIGQSNYQVLMGLTYIVIMAGKTSDINKTLISALEKSKMNDWASCLDRRQVWNQKRPPWLEAILHLIYPILGPVVHMLVSAVQTTASMYQAMSLSLSCFSEMWDCIPDCLYTVTNCLAEILPAEIRPLGDSVLIQLLYIALYSKLLETAETEAEAEAREHANGGGNSEPAAATGPVSTINMKPKSVICQTLAEAICFIDEDNKHTEQIASLINQARESQRSMGQLESEIDDAVGLASFASTSRVDDMEAFLRQTTPSVRSEEEFDVENAEYIAEMLVSDVLVTSVGKLSMKMLYQYIRKNFDWILQQLGVSDVEHNPLQPNPGQSIRENRQTLIDLMFHIGHRSFDQLLSGGLDIDYTKWFQTPMSMSVEKAWLQVCQRWEFQESAKLSVHEALMVSFITSQLKP